The following nucleotide sequence is from Bacteroidales bacterium.
ATCAGCAGAACAATGGTCAATCTATTTCAAGACCTCAGCAGACACCTAATTACAATCAACCCACATACGAGATGAACAACTCTGGTGGTCAGGTGCCGTCAAATACGATTAGACCTCAATCCAATGTTTCTACAGGGACGAGTGTGAGGCCAAATATTAATCAGCAGAACAATGGTCAATCTATTTCAAGACCTCAGCAGACACCTAATTACAATCAACCCACATACGAGATGAACAACTCTGGTGGTCAGGTGCCGTCGAATACGATCAGACCTGAACCCTCCAATCATAATCAAGTTAAAGAAACTATCATTTCCCCAAATTATTACGGTACTCGTCCTAATCAACCGTATTATCAAACACCTTACTCAACATCCCCTCAAGATCAGAAACAAAATAGGGTTAATACTCCGTCTTATACTCCTCCGGCTTATCATCGTATGCCACAAAAAAATGAATATTCTCGTCCGACAAATTCAAGCAGCTCTTTTTATTCTCCTTCGACTTCTAATCCTTCATCTTCAAAGATCAGAGAATCCAATTATTCATCGGATAGGTCTAGAAGTTTTTCCGGAGGTAACAACTCTTCTTCATCGAGACCATCTACAAGTAGTGGTTCATCAACACATAGAAGATAATCAATATGAAGAAGTTTTTTACTTTAGCTTTTCTATTGTTTAACTTAATAACATTTTCTCAGAATGAATATGATGCTTTAAGATATTCGTATTTGCAACCCATAGGTACTGCACGTTATTCAAGTCTTGGAGGTTCTTATAATGCCATAGGAGCCGATATATCAACACTTTTTTCAAATCCTGCTGGTTTGGGAGTTTATAAAATTTCTGAGTTTACTTTAACACCTGGTTTTACAATTCTTTTTAGTAAGAGTTCTTATTTGAATTCAGCTATGAATGATAATCAATTTGCTTTTAAATTTCCTAACATAGGTGTAGTATTTGTTGGAAACACAGCACAAGAGAAAGGGTGGACTAGGTGGCAGATAGGTTTTGGCATTAATAGTTTGGCAAGTTTTAATCGGAATTTTTTTATTGAAGGACACAGTCCAAATACTTCCATTGTTGATGTATTTTATGCAGATGCTATCGGAACTCCTTATTATAAGCTTGATCCTTTCAGTACACAATTAGCATATAATACGTATTTGATCGATACAGTTGGTACAGTTTCGTCATATGAACGTGTAATAGAAGGCGGGGTTCTTCAACAAAATAATATATACTCTAGAGGCGGGGGGCATGATTTTTCGATAGCTTTTGCCGGTAGCTTTGAAGATAAATTGTACTTGGGCATTGGCCTTGGTATACCTTCTGTTCGTTTCAAAATGGAGAATTATTATAAAGAATATGACGATGCCGATACTATACCTGATTTTAAAATGCTTTCTTATAACAATTACTTGACAACCAAAGGCAGTGGTATCAATGCGCGTTTTGGATTGATTTACCAGATTGGTAAGCATCTGAGATTGGGGATGTCGTTTCATACCCCAAGTAGCATATCTTTGAAAGACAACTATAATTCAGTTGTTCGTGCCGATCTTGAAACAAATACTTTTGAAAGTTCATCTCCTCAAGGGATTTTCAAATACAGAATAACAACACCCTTTAGGTTTGAATATGGGGTCAGCATTTTACATCCTTATATTGGTTTATTTTCTATTTCACACGAAATGGTGAACTATTATCAAGCCAGAATTCGCAGTACCGACTACTCGTTTAGTCATGAAAATGAAAATATAACGAGTTCATTTAAAACTGGTCATAATATAAAAGCCGGAGTAGAAATCAAATTGCCCCTATTGGCAGTGCGTGGTGGTTTTGCATGGTACGGATCACCTTACAAACTTCACCTAAATGATGCTTCAACTAAAATAATTTCTGGAGGGATGAGTTATAGAGAAAAATTATATTTCTTCGATATTTCTTATTCATTTCAGATACAAAAAGTGGACTACTACTTATACAATCCTGCTCTTTTGCAGAGTATAGGTAAAGAGTTAGAACCAGCTAATCTCAAGCATTATGGTCATTATCTGTTTTTTACGATTGGCTTTAAGATTGAATAATTTTTTTTGATTTTATTTTTAACAAGTTTTTTGTTCGCATGTTAAAATTGAAGGGTAAAGAATTCTATTTCCTACTTCCATTTTACCTCGTTTTGTTTTTTATTCCTTTATATAAAAAGGTTGTATCCCTACTGATTGTTTTTTTAATAGTTGGAACTGTGTATTATTTGATAAATTCAAAACGTTGGGGGATAATTATCAAATTTTCCGAAATCAACCTTTATTGGTTTTTATTGTGGGTAATGTTTGCTACATCACTTTTATATACTGAGAATATTGATGCTGGTGTTTTTGATCTGCAAGTTAAAGCTAGCATGGTGATCTTTTCTTTCTTTTTTTCACTAAAATCTATTCGTGATGTTTTATGTAAAGAATTTTATCATATTATTGTAATTTGGATAGCAGGTATTTTTGCTAGTTTTTTGTATCATATTGGGTTTGCCGTTTACGATTATATTTTTCGATCACATTCTTTTGATTCCTTTTTTTATACATTTTTAAGTAACAGTTTTCATCCATCTTATTTGTCGATGTATGTTGTGACGGGGTTAATTTTTTTGCATGAAATCATGCTTCGGAAACGATTAGATCAATTAACAAATGCTATCATAATTGTTGTTCAATTTTTGTTGGTTCTGTTTGTTTTTTTATTAAGTTCAAAGGCGAATATTATCTCGTTATTTTTGATTTATGTTTTGTATACTTCATATTTAATCAAGCAAAAGAGATGGACGTGGTTTTTGGGGTATTTTCTTGTGATGATTGTTCTGTTTATTTTTTTTCTTTTATCATTTTCTGTATTTAGAGACAGAATCCTGCAAGTTGTGAACTTTCCCTCTTCAAAAAGCCTTGAGCAGAAAAAAGTTCAAGTTCAATCAGAGGGAGGAAGCACACACGACAGATATCTCATCTATCTGTCTTCATTACAAGTAATCGAGAAAAACCTATGTTTGGGGGTAGGAGTTGGAGATGTGAAGCAAGAACTCTCAAAAAAATACTTACAGAATAACTTTAAAAAAGGAATTGAGAAAAGATACAATGCCCATAATCAATTTTTGCAGAATTGGCTTGCAACTGGGTTAGTTGGATTTTTATTGTTGTTGGTTGTTGTATTTAACATTTTTAGAAAAGGATTCTATGAGCAAAAAATTTACCTTATTGCTTTTGGGATTGTTTTATTTGTTAATTTGATGGTTGAATCTATGCTTGAAACACAGGCGGGTAGTGTATTTATAGTATTAATGAGTTCGTTCCTGATGAGTACACAAGAAATTAGTGGATAGTTCCCGGATATTTGTTGAGAGCGATTTTAAGCAATTCCATAGATCGTTGCATGTGCTTTACTTCGAGAACAAAGCTTATGCGAACTTCATTTTTTCCAGATTGGGTTGGATCGGCATAAAAACCAGTTGCAGGAGCAAGCATTATAGTTTCGTTGTTGTCTGAAAAATTTTCAAGCAACCACTGGCAGAATTTGTCGCTATCATCAATAGGTAACCTGGCGACCACGTAAAATGCACCGCGTGGGGTGGGACATAGTGCACCAGGTATTTCATTTATGGATTTTACTACAACGTCTCGGCGAGCCTTATATTCTTTAAGTACCTCTTCGAAATACGAAGCAGGAGTATCAACAGCAGCCTGTGCTGCTATTTGACCGAAAGTCGGAGGACTTAGACGTGCTTGAGCAAATTTCATAGCAGTAGAAAAGAGTTCTTTGTTTCTTGTTATAAAAGCACCGATTCTAAAGCCGCATGCGCTGTATCTTTTTGAGACAGAATCGACCATGATAACATGATCCTCAAGCCCTTCCAGATTCATCACAGAAAAATGAGAAAAACCATCGAAAACAAATTCTCGATAGACTTCATCAGCAATAAGGAAAAGGTTATATTTTTTTACCAATTTCCCTAATTGCTCTATTTCTTCTCTACTGTAGAGATAGCCAGTAGGATTGTTGGGATTGCAAATGAGTATAGCTTTGGTACGAGAAGTAATTTTCTTTTCAAATTCTTCGATCGGAGGAAGTGTAAAACCATTTTCAATATTACTAGGAATAGGAACAACTCTAACCCCTGCAT
It contains:
- a CDS encoding O-antigen ligase family protein, encoding MLKLKGKEFYFLLPFYLVLFFIPLYKKVVSLLIVFLIVGTVYYLINSKRWGIIIKFSEINLYWFLLWVMFATSLLYTENIDAGVFDLQVKASMVIFSFFFSLKSIRDVLCKEFYHIIVIWIAGIFASFLYHIGFAVYDYIFRSHSFDSFFYTFLSNSFHPSYLSMYVVTGLIFLHEIMLRKRLDQLTNAIIIVVQFLLVLFVFLLSSKANIISLFLIYVLYTSYLIKQKRWTWFLGYFLVMIVLFIFFLLSFSVFRDRILQVVNFPSSKSLEQKKVQVQSEGGSTHDRYLIYLSSLQVIEKNLCLGVGVGDVKQELSKKYLQNNFKKGIEKRYNAHNQFLQNWLATGLVGFLLLLVVVFNIFRKGFYEQKIYLIAFGIVLFVNLMVESMLETQAGSVFIVLMSSFLMSTQEISG
- a CDS encoding pyridoxal phosphate-dependent aminotransferase, with translation MPEISKKGQLMPPSPIRKLVPYADQAKAKGIKVYHLNIGQPDIPTPEIALEALRNYREKVIEYSHSAGLLSYRKKLVEYYERHGIYLNTDQIIVTTGGSEAILFAFNSTMDEGDEVIIPEPYYANYNGFAVNAGVRVVPIPSNIENGFTLPPIEEFEKKITSRTKAILICNPNNPTGYLYSREEIEQLGKLVKKYNLFLIADEVYREFVFDGFSHFSVMNLEGLEDHVIMVDSVSKRYSACGFRIGAFITRNKELFSTAMKFAQARLSPPTFGQIAAQAAVDTPASYFEEVLKEYKARRDVVVKSINEIPGALCPTPRGAFYVVARLPIDDSDKFCQWLLENFSDNNETIMLAPATGFYADPTQSGKNEVRISFVLEVKHMQRSMELLKIALNKYPGTIH